A window of Actinobacillus suis ATCC 33415 contains these coding sequences:
- the torA gene encoding trimethylamine-N-oxide reductase TorA produces the protein MKTQEKINASRRGFIKNTSLGLAGTSLAGGGVNALISTEAAAAEMQTVMTAAHWGALGVVVENGKVVKSGPAMPSSIENELQTVVPDQVHGETRVKYPMVRKGYLEGNKDTTLRGRDEWVRVSWDKAFELVANEMKRVRDAHGPSAIFGGSYGWYSSGSLHAARTLLQRYLNITGGFVGVKGDYSTGAAQVIMPHVLGTIEVYEQQTSWEVVLESTDVIVLWSANPLNTLRLAWTSTDQQGLEYFKKFKESGKRIICIDPVRSESCEYLGAEWIPVHTGTDVALMLGMAHTLVTEDKHDKEFLKKYTKGYEQFEKYLLGTEDKQPKDAQWASKICGVPSETIKKLALELQSKRTMLMAGWGIQRQRHGEQGHWMLVTLASMLGQIGLPGGGFGFSYHYSNGGAPTATGGILGAISANPSTEAGAKTWLDETSKFSFPLARISDALLNPGKTIDYNGTKVTYPDIKVIWWSGGNPFTHHQDTNTLVKAWQKPDSVFVTECHWTPTARMADIVLPATTSYERNDLTMSGDYSMMNIFPMKQVVPPQFEAKNDYDIFAELSKRAGKEQEFTEGKSEMDWLKGFYQTAFDAARKNRVLMPKFEQFWADNKPVTFKATEKAKKWVRYEEFRNDPLLNPLGTPSGKIEIFSDVVAKMNYDDCKGHPTWMEHEEFAGNATAEAPLALVTPHSKYRLHSQLAYSSLRKLYAVNDREPVLINTEDAAARGIANGDIVRIFNKRGQVLAGAVVTDGIIKGAIALHEGAWYDPMDLGKSEQPLCKNGNPNVLTRDEGTSKLAQGNSPNTATVQVEKFTGVAPEVTVFKEPKYTQA, from the coding sequence ATGAAAACTCAAGAAAAAATTAATGCAAGTCGTCGTGGTTTTATTAAAAACACTTCTCTCGGCCTTGCAGGGACATCTTTGGCAGGCGGTGGTGTAAATGCCTTGATTTCAACGGAAGCGGCAGCGGCAGAAATGCAAACTGTGATGACAGCAGCACACTGGGGGGCATTAGGTGTTGTTGTTGAAAACGGTAAAGTGGTTAAATCTGGTCCTGCGATGCCTTCGTCAATCGAGAATGAACTACAAACGGTTGTACCTGATCAAGTGCACGGTGAAACTCGTGTTAAATACCCAATGGTACGTAAAGGTTACTTAGAGGGTAATAAAGATACGACTTTACGTGGTCGTGATGAATGGGTGCGTGTTTCTTGGGATAAAGCGTTTGAATTAGTTGCAAACGAAATGAAACGTGTGCGTGACGCACATGGCCCAAGTGCAATTTTCGGTGGTTCTTACGGTTGGTATAGCTCAGGTTCACTACATGCAGCCCGTACGTTATTACAGCGTTATCTAAACATTACCGGCGGTTTTGTTGGCGTGAAAGGCGACTATTCAACCGGTGCGGCACAAGTGATTATGCCACACGTATTAGGTACGATCGAAGTGTATGAACAGCAAACCAGCTGGGAAGTTGTCTTAGAAAGCACGGATGTTATTGTGTTATGGTCGGCAAACCCATTAAATACGTTACGTCTTGCTTGGACTTCAACCGATCAACAAGGTTTGGAATACTTCAAAAAATTCAAAGAAAGCGGTAAACGTATTATCTGTATTGACCCAGTAAGAAGTGAAAGTTGCGAATATTTAGGTGCAGAGTGGATTCCGGTTCATACAGGTACTGATGTGGCGTTAATGTTAGGTATGGCACATACTTTAGTAACCGAGGATAAACACGATAAAGAATTCCTCAAAAAATACACTAAAGGCTACGAACAATTTGAGAAATATTTGTTAGGTACGGAAGATAAACAACCGAAAGATGCACAATGGGCAAGTAAAATCTGTGGCGTACCGTCAGAAACCATCAAAAAACTGGCATTAGAGCTACAAAGTAAACGTACGATGTTAATGGCTGGTTGGGGTATTCAACGTCAACGCCACGGTGAGCAAGGTCACTGGATGTTAGTTACATTGGCATCAATGCTGGGTCAAATCGGTTTACCAGGTGGCGGTTTTGGTTTTAGCTACCACTATTCAAACGGTGGTGCGCCGACTGCAACCGGAGGTATTTTAGGAGCGATTTCTGCAAACCCGTCTACTGAAGCGGGCGCAAAAACTTGGTTGGATGAAACCTCTAAATTCTCTTTCCCGCTTGCTCGCATTTCCGATGCATTATTAAATCCGGGTAAAACCATTGACTATAACGGCACAAAAGTGACTTATCCGGATATTAAAGTAATTTGGTGGTCAGGCGGTAACCCATTTACCCATCACCAAGACACCAATACTTTAGTAAAAGCATGGCAAAAACCGGACAGTGTGTTTGTCACCGAATGTCACTGGACACCAACCGCACGTATGGCGGATATTGTTTTACCGGCAACCACAAGTTATGAGCGTAATGACTTAACGATGTCAGGCGATTATTCAATGATGAATATTTTCCCAATGAAACAAGTTGTTCCGCCACAATTTGAAGCGAAAAACGACTATGATATTTTTGCAGAGCTTTCAAAACGTGCAGGTAAAGAACAAGAATTTACCGAAGGTAAGTCAGAAATGGATTGGTTAAAAGGTTTCTATCAAACTGCATTTGATGCGGCACGTAAAAACCGTGTGTTAATGCCTAAATTTGAACAGTTCTGGGCGGATAACAAACCAGTTACCTTTAAAGCGACTGAAAAAGCGAAAAAATGGGTACGTTATGAAGAGTTCCGTAACGATCCATTGCTCAACCCATTAGGTACACCATCAGGCAAAATTGAAATTTTCTCTGATGTAGTGGCGAAAATGAATTACGATGACTGTAAAGGTCACCCAACTTGGATGGAACACGAAGAGTTCGCTGGTAATGCAACCGCAGAAGCGCCGCTTGCATTAGTTACCCCACACTCAAAATATCGTTTACATAGTCAATTAGCTTACAGCTCATTGCGTAAACTTTATGCAGTCAATGATCGTGAGCCGGTATTAATTAATACCGAAGATGCAGCAGCTCGTGGTATTGCAAACGGTGACATCGTGCGTATTTTCAATAAACGTGGTCAGGTGTTAGCGGGTGCAGTGGTAACAGACGGTATCATTAAAGGTGCGATCGCGTTGCATGAAGGTGCTTGGTATGATCCGATGGATCTCGGTAAATCAGAACAGCCGCTTTGTAAAAACGGTAATCCGAATGTGTTAACTCGTGATGAAGGTACTTCTAAATTAGCACAAGGTAACTCACCGAATACTGCAACGGTACAAGTAGAGAAATTTACTGGTGTTGCACCGGAAGTCACCGTATTTAAAGAACCGAAATATACACAAGCATAG
- a CDS encoding NapC/NirT family cytochrome c, with protein MSKFKLSLVSGVVCVVLGAAALFGVQSAMKATSSTEFCVSCHSMSHPQAEWEGSVHFSNRKGIRAECADCHVPQDGLHYVKAKVVALKDVWHTFVTNKLPDQEAYEANRLDMAQRVWAEMKETDSATCRSCHSFDAMIISEQKEAAQKMHKLAQETNQTCIDCHKGIAHFMPEMQVDNSAALGELTKHAGQFSASDKTLYNLAMAPSQVAQGGEIRLLPFAEVSQWKESGDKVAGTIKGWQQVGAESIIYMGLGQRIMVGLVADEAKDKLTVHQTVHDNVTNSDWKEVSAEVTLPKTALTADIQALNRFGDNLNQTHCSGCHAPIGADHYTANQWIGVVNSMKDRTSMSADDVRAVTIYLQRNAKDVAGSSH; from the coding sequence ATGTCCAAATTTAAATTATCACTAGTAAGCGGAGTGGTGTGTGTTGTGTTAGGTGCTGCAGCATTGTTTGGCGTACAGTCGGCAATGAAAGCGACAAGTTCTACTGAATTTTGTGTAAGTTGTCATTCTATGAGCCATCCGCAAGCGGAATGGGAAGGTAGTGTTCATTTTTCTAACCGCAAAGGGATTCGTGCGGAATGTGCGGATTGCCACGTCCCTCAAGATGGTTTGCATTATGTAAAAGCTAAAGTTGTTGCATTAAAAGATGTGTGGCATACCTTTGTAACCAATAAATTACCGGATCAAGAAGCCTATGAAGCGAATCGTTTAGATATGGCGCAACGTGTTTGGGCAGAAATGAAAGAAACCGACTCGGCAACTTGCCGTAGCTGCCATAGCTTTGATGCGATGATCATCAGTGAACAAAAAGAAGCAGCGCAAAAAATGCATAAATTGGCACAAGAAACCAATCAAACTTGTATTGACTGCCATAAAGGTATTGCACACTTTATGCCGGAAATGCAAGTAGATAACAGTGCGGCATTAGGTGAATTAACTAAACACGCCGGACAATTTAGTGCGAGCGACAAAACATTGTATAACTTAGCGATGGCTCCGTCACAAGTCGCACAAGGCGGTGAAATTCGTTTATTACCGTTTGCAGAAGTCTCACAATGGAAAGAGTCCGGTGATAAGGTTGCTGGCACAATTAAAGGTTGGCAGCAAGTGGGGGCGGAAAGCATCATTTATATGGGGCTAGGTCAGCGTATTATGGTGGGCTTAGTGGCAGATGAAGCAAAAGACAAACTCACTGTTCATCAAACAGTTCATGACAATGTAACCAATTCAGATTGGAAAGAAGTGAGCGCTGAAGTGACATTACCAAAAACGGCGTTAACTGCCGATATTCAGGCACTTAATCGTTTCGGTGACAATTTAAATCAAACCCATTGTAGCGGTTGCCATGCGCCGATTGGTGCAGATCACTATACGGCAAATCAATGGATCGGCGTAGTAAATTCAATGAAAGACCGTACTTCAATGTCAGCAGATGATGTACGTGCGGTAACTATCTATCTACAACGTAACGCAAAAGATGTTGCGGGTAGTTCACACTAA